The following proteins are co-located in the Pyricularia oryzae 70-15 chromosome 1, whole genome shotgun sequence genome:
- a CDS encoding cryptochrome-1: protein MGSARVIYWFRTDLRLHDSPALQAALDLDPAVLWPIFTWDPHYVYRSRGGLNRWQYLLDCQNDLSASITNLNPRSKLFVLREAPQSLFPKLFKAWKVTHLVFEKDTDAYARQRDEVVKKAAQAAGVKVITRYGRTLWDSDAIVKANGGEPTMSMARLRTVGAKVGSIPRPIPAPKALPDPGEMPLDFNLDLPDVGQDYNAKWRSEGKEKAYGAIAGPNGDFAIETLEELGYPPATTPYKGGESLALRELDAIIENQVYTATFRKPQTSPAAFEPQSTTLLSPAMHFGSLSVRLFYHRVQDTVDAYNQAKKKGASLPPESLTGQLLFRDMYFAAQAAIGPCFSQTAGNAHCRFIPWHLPSHVEDNAVSGQVLRKFEYEVDSEQAESWFRRWEAGQTGFPWIDALMRQLRVEGWIHHLGRHSVACFLTRGGCYVSWERGLDVFEELLLDHEPACNAGNWQWLSCTAFFSQYFRCYSPISFGKKWDPDGTFIRKWVPELASLDKKYIYEPWKAPEAELRRAGVVMVSGHDFGVKTEQGKHKAGAVRVKKEGGVGGGGASGTYFTPMFDFDERRRVCMRLMKQAYDAGLKGDDLRVLNGSWRDLFAEEDKPDIDMLDGDAKHHESDEGEFADDAEPKIKREDSGDGSGPGRATRASKREKKPAKGQSTLDGHFLTKRQKTDQK, encoded by the exons ACTGGACTGCCAGAATGACCTTTCGGCATCCATAACCAATCTTAATCCAAGATCAAAGCTCTTTGTGCTTCGAGAGGCTCCACAATCCCTCTTCCCTAAGCTCTTCAAGGCTTGGAAGGTGACGCATCTTGTATTTGAGAAGGATACAGACGCCTACGCACGTCAGCGCGATGAGGTCGTTAAGAAAGCTGCCCAGGCTGCTGGGGTCAAGGTTATAACGCGATATGGCCGAACACTATGGGACAGCGATGCCATTGTCAAGGCCAATGGCGGAGAACCGACCATGTCCATGGCACGGCTACGAACTGTCGGTGCCAAGGTTGGCTCTATACCGCGGCCCATTCCGGCTCCCAAGGCTCTGCCGGATCCCGGTGAGATGCCGTTAGATTTCAATCTCGACCTGCCAGATGTTGGCCAGGACTACAATGCCAAGTGGCGCAGTGAGGGCAAAGAGAAGGCATATGGGGCAATTGCAGGTCCGAATGGCGACTTTGCCATCGAGACGCTAGAGGAGCTGGGGTACCCTCCAGCAACAACACCGTACAAGGGTGGTGAGAGCCTTGCACTGAGGGAGCTTGATGCCATAATTGAGAACCAAGTCTACACGGCAACGTTCCGCAAACCTCAAACCAGCCCGGCGGCATTTGAGCCGCAGTCGACCACTCTGCTGTCACCGGCGATGCATTTCGGGTCCTTGTCGGTACGTCTTTTCTATCACCGCGTTCAGGACACGGTAGATGCCTACAATCaagccaagaagaagggggCGTCTCTACCGCCGGAAAGCCTGACAGGCCAACTGCTCTTCCGAGACATGTATTTCGCTGCGCAGGCTGCAATAGGGCCCTGTTTCAGCCAGACCGCGGGGAACGCGCACTGCAGGTTCATCCCATGGCACTTGCCTTCGCATGTTGAAGATAATGCAGTATCTGGACAAGTTCTCAGAAAGTTTGAGTATGAGGTAGACTCTGAGCAGGCCGAGAGCTGGTTTCGACGTTGGGAGGCAGGACAGACAGGCTTTCCCTGGATCGATGCGCTGATGCGACAGTTGCGAGTAGAGGGATGGATACACCATCTCGGTCGTCATAGCGTGGCGTGTTTTTTAACCCGAGGAGGATGCTATGTGTCCTGGGAGCGTGGACTCGATGTGTTCGAGGAGCTGCTGTTGGACCACGAGCCGGCATGCAACGCAGGTAACTGGCAATGGCTGAGCTGCACAGCCTTTTTCTCCCAGTATTTCCGATGCTATAGTCCCAtctcgttcggcaaaaaatgGGATCCAGATGGGACCTTTATTCGCAAATGGGTTCCGGAGCTCGCGTCATTGGATAAAAAGTACATCTATGAGCCTTGGAAGGCGCCCGAGGCGGAACTTCGGAGAGCGGGTGTCGTCATGGTCAGCGGTCACGACTTTGGGGTCAAGACGGAGCAAGGTAAGCACAAAGCTGGGGCAGTTCGTGtcaaaaaagaggggggtgTCGGAGGAGGGGGAGCAAGTGGAACATACTTTACACCCATGTTCGACTTTGACGAACGGAGGCGCGTG TGCATGCGGCTGATGAAGCAGGCCTATGACGCTGGCCTCAAAGGTGATGATTTGCGTGTGCTCAACGGGTCCTGGCGAGATCTTTTCGCAGAAGAGGACAAGCCCGACATTGACATGTTGGACGGCGATGCAAAGCACCACGAGAGCGATGAAGGAGAGTTTGCTGATGATGCTGAGCCAAAGATTAAGCGCGAGGATTCGGGTGACGGCAGCGGACCGGGAAGAGCAACGAGGGCCTCCAAACGGGAAAAAAAGCCAGCAAAGGGCCAATCGACACTGGATGGTCACTTTTTGACCAAGAGACAAAAAACGGATCAAAAATGA
- a CDS encoding cryptochrome-1, variant, translated as MSMARLRTVGAKVGSIPRPIPAPKALPDPGEMPLDFNLDLPDVGQDYNAKWRSEGKEKAYGAIAGPNGDFAIETLEELGYPPATTPYKGGESLALRELDAIIENQVYTATFRKPQTSPAAFEPQSTTLLSPAMHFGSLSVRLFYHRVQDTVDAYNQAKKKGASLPPESLTGQLLFRDMYFAAQAAIGPCFSQTAGNAHCRFIPWHLPSHVEDNAVSGQVLRKFEYEVDSEQAESWFRRWEAGQTGFPWIDALMRQLRVEGWIHHLGRHSVACFLTRGGCYVSWERGLDVFEELLLDHEPACNAGNWQWLSCTAFFSQYFRCYSPISFGKKWDPDGTFIRKWVPELASLDKKYIYEPWKAPEAELRRAGVVMVSGHDFGVKTEQGKHKAGAVRVKKEGGVGGGGASGTYFTPMFDFDERRRVCMRLMKQAYDAGLKGDDLRVLNGSWRDLFAEEDKPDIDMLDGDAKHHESDEGEFADDAEPKIKREDSGDGSGPGRATRASKREKKPAKGQSTLDGHFLTKRQKTDQK; from the exons ATGTCCATGGCACGGCTACGAACTGTCGGTGCCAAGGTTGGCTCTATACCGCGGCCCATTCCGGCTCCCAAGGCTCTGCCGGATCCCGGTGAGATGCCGTTAGATTTCAATCTCGACCTGCCAGATGTTGGCCAGGACTACAATGCCAAGTGGCGCAGTGAGGGCAAAGAGAAGGCATATGGGGCAATTGCAGGTCCGAATGGCGACTTTGCCATCGAGACGCTAGAGGAGCTGGGGTACCCTCCAGCAACAACACCGTACAAGGGTGGTGAGAGCCTTGCACTGAGGGAGCTTGATGCCATAATTGAGAACCAAGTCTACACGGCAACGTTCCGCAAACCTCAAACCAGCCCGGCGGCATTTGAGCCGCAGTCGACCACTCTGCTGTCACCGGCGATGCATTTCGGGTCCTTGTCGGTACGTCTTTTCTATCACCGCGTTCAGGACACGGTAGATGCCTACAATCaagccaagaagaagggggCGTCTCTACCGCCGGAAAGCCTGACAGGCCAACTGCTCTTCCGAGACATGTATTTCGCTGCGCAGGCTGCAATAGGGCCCTGTTTCAGCCAGACCGCGGGGAACGCGCACTGCAGGTTCATCCCATGGCACTTGCCTTCGCATGTTGAAGATAATGCAGTATCTGGACAAGTTCTCAGAAAGTTTGAGTATGAGGTAGACTCTGAGCAGGCCGAGAGCTGGTTTCGACGTTGGGAGGCAGGACAGACAGGCTTTCCCTGGATCGATGCGCTGATGCGACAGTTGCGAGTAGAGGGATGGATACACCATCTCGGTCGTCATAGCGTGGCGTGTTTTTTAACCCGAGGAGGATGCTATGTGTCCTGGGAGCGTGGACTCGATGTGTTCGAGGAGCTGCTGTTGGACCACGAGCCGGCATGCAACGCAGGTAACTGGCAATGGCTGAGCTGCACAGCCTTTTTCTCCCAGTATTTCCGATGCTATAGTCCCAtctcgttcggcaaaaaatgGGATCCAGATGGGACCTTTATTCGCAAATGGGTTCCGGAGCTCGCGTCATTGGATAAAAAGTACATCTATGAGCCTTGGAAGGCGCCCGAGGCGGAACTTCGGAGAGCGGGTGTCGTCATGGTCAGCGGTCACGACTTTGGGGTCAAGACGGAGCAAGGTAAGCACAAAGCTGGGGCAGTTCGTGtcaaaaaagaggggggtgTCGGAGGAGGGGGAGCAAGTGGAACATACTTTACACCCATGTTCGACTTTGACGAACGGAGGCGCGTG TGCATGCGGCTGATGAAGCAGGCCTATGACGCTGGCCTCAAAGGTGATGATTTGCGTGTGCTCAACGGGTCCTGGCGAGATCTTTTCGCAGAAGAGGACAAGCCCGACATTGACATGTTGGACGGCGATGCAAAGCACCACGAGAGCGATGAAGGAGAGTTTGCTGATGATGCTGAGCCAAAGATTAAGCGCGAGGATTCGGGTGACGGCAGCGGACCGGGAAGAGCAACGAGGGCCTCCAAACGGGAAAAAAAGCCAGCAAAGGGCCAATCGACACTGGATGGTCACTTTTTGACCAAGAGACAAAAAACGGATCAAAAATGA
- a CDS encoding amino-acid permease inda1: protein MTSKVDMADEKGTVGSGTLPTYGASPDASHQDMAMDGREENFYTRNGLNLESFKCRSYGQGIVELDRSMKKRHLHMIAIGGSIGAGFFVGSGAAFAKGGPGAVFIDFAIIGVMMFNVVYALGELAVMYPVSGGFYTYSVRFIDPSWGFAMGWNYVFQWAVVLPLELTVCGLTLNYWEGTQAVPLWGWILIWWFAIIIINIFGTLGYAEEEFWSSCLKLSAIVIFMIIAFVLVLGGGPKGGKYDSYWGARHWYEPGAFQNGFKGFCAVFVTAAFSFSGTELVGLAAAESANPAKALPGAIKQVFWRITLFYILGLFFVGLLVSSTDDRLLSSNPYADGTSPFVIAAKDAGLVGFDHFMNVIILVSVLSIGVSCVYGGSRTLTALAQQGYAPKVFTYVDKSGRPLASVFVIIACGALAFLNLDAGAEKVFSWLLSLSGLAALFTWGSICLAHIRFRQAWKAQGHTLDEIPFQAALGVTGSWIGLILCVLVLIATFYSALFPYNKPGVGTAESFFQEWLSVPVILFFWACGYIWKREGGLKLEQIDVDTGRREHDWDQINAYKAELAAMPSWKRFVKKIF, encoded by the exons ATGACGTCCAAAGTCGATATGGCGGACGAGAAGGGTACCGTCGGTTCCGGTACCCTTCCCACCTACGGCGCATCCCCTGATGCGTCGCACCAagacatggccatggatggcCGCGAGGAGAACTTTTACACCCGAAACGGTCTCAACCTCGAGTCGTTCAAGTGCCGCAGCTACGGCCAGGGCATTGTCGAGCTCGACCGCTCCATGAAGAAGCGCCATTTGCACATGATTGCCATTG GTGGTTCTATCGGTGCTGGTTTCTTCGTCGGTTCCGGTGCTGCCTTCGCCAAGGGTGGTCCCGGTGCCGTGTTCATCGACTTCGCCATCATCGGAGTCATGATGTTCAACGTCGTCTACGCTCTCGGTGAACTCGCTGTCATGTATCCTGTCTCTGGTGGTTTCTACACGTACTCGGTCCGCTTCATCGATCCTTCATGGGGTTTCGCCATGGGCTGGAACTATGTTTTCCAA TGGGCTGTCGTTCTTCCTCTCGAGCTTACTGTATGCGGTCTAACGTTGAACTACTGGGAAGGCACACAAGCCGTTCCGCTGTGGGGATGGATTCTCATCTGGTGGTTCGCCATTATCATCATCAACATCTTTGGCACTCTTGGTTACGCTGAGGAAGAATTCTGGTCATCATGCCTGAAGCTTTCGGCTATTG TCATCTTCATGATCATCGCTTTTGTTCtcgtcctcggcggcggccctAAGGGAGGCAAGTACGACTCGTACTGGGGTGCAAGGCATTGGTACGAGCCCGGTGCGTTCCAGAACGGATTCAAGGGATTCTGCGCCGTCTTCGTCACCGCTGCCTTCTCCTTTTCCGGCACTGAGCTCGTTggtctcgccgccgccgagtcgGCCAACCCCGCCAAGGCCCTTCCCGGTGCCATCAAGCAGGTGTTCTGGCGTATCACCCTCTTCTACATCCTCGGTCTGTTCTTCGTCGGACTCCTGGTATCTTCAACCGACGACAGGCTCCTGAGCTCCAACCCGTACGCCGACGGTACCTCTCCCTTCGTCATTGCTGCCAAGGACGCCGGTCTCGTCGGATTCGACCACTTCATGAACGTCATCATCCTGGTTTCCGTCCTGTCCATTGGTGTTTCTTGCGTCTACGGAGGCTCGCGTACCCTTACCGCTCTTGCCCAGCAGGGTTACGCCCCCAAGGTCTTCACCTACGTTGACAAGTCTGGCCGTCCCCTGGCCTCCGTCTTCGTAATTATCGCTTGCGGTGCCCTTGCTTTCCTCAACCTGGATGCTGGTGCCGAGAAGGTTTTCAGCTGGCTCCTTTCGCTTTCCGGCCTGGCTGCCCTCTTCACCTGGGGCTCCATCTGCCTGGCCCACATCCGTTTCCGTCAGGCCTGGAAGGCCCAGGGTCACACCCTCGACGAGATTCCTTTCCAGGCTGCTCTTGGTGTCACCGGCTCCTGGATCGGCCTCATTCTTTGTGTCCTCGTCCTGATTGCCACT TTCTACTCGGCTCTTTTCCCCTACAACAAGCCCGGTGTCGGTACCGCCGAGTCATTCTTCCAGGAGTGGCTCTCGGTCCCCGTCATTCTCTTCTTCTGGGCCTGTGGTTACATCTGGAAGCGCGAGGGTGGTCTCAAGCTGGAGCAGATCGACGTCGACACTGGTCGTCGTGAGCACGACTGGGACCAGATCAACGCCTACAAGGCTGAGCTCGCTGCCATGCCCTCATGGAAGCGTTTCGTGAAGAAGATCTTCTAG